A genomic window from Nocardioides jiangxiensis includes:
- the alaS gene encoding alanine--tRNA ligase — METAEIRRRFTDHFANAGHTVVPSASLLLDDPNLLFVNAGMVPFKPYFLGQETPPFKRAASVQKCIRTPDIEEVGKTTRHGTFFEMCGNFSFGDYFKEGAIQLAWELVTKSQADGGFGLDESVLYPSVLNGDDEAVALWKRITGLPDDRIVRLPPSENYWSMGVPGPGGPCSEILIDRGPAFGADRDWDAGDRYLEFWNLVFMQDDISAARSKYDVDIAGPLAQTGIDTGMGLERVAYLLQGKSNMYETDVVFPVIEKAQELTGKRYGANPEDDVRFRVVADHIRSSMMLINDGVTPGNEGRGYVLRRLARRVIRNMRLLGYEDPALRELLPVSRDRMGQTYTDLFDNWERISAVANAEEEAFRKTLTSGTQIFDLAAAEVKKSGATTFGGDKAFQLHDTYGFPIDLTLEMAAEAGLSVDEQGFRSLMAEQRERAKADAKAKKGGHADLTVYRGIMDETGPTEWLAYETLETESRPVALLREGARVDVLRNGEVGELVLDRTPFYAESGGQAADAGIIEFDGGRFEVLDVQRPVKGLVVHQVRVVDGEYAPGAAGAGSLHAQVDKEWRTGARQAHSGTHVIHAALREVLGPTALQSGSFNRPGYLRLDFGWTQSLTATQLKDVEEVSNAALRADLPVSWDYMTLPQAKEWGAIALFGETYDDSKVRVVEIGGPWSRELCGGTHVDHSSQIGTLVVTGEASVGSGNRRIEAFTGLEGFRYLARERDVVGQLTELLKAQPDDLVGRVGDLVDRLRAAEKEIEKVRVAQLLAAAGDIAAAAQDVNGVKVVAKRVDGAGGGDVRTLVTDVRARFAPSEAVVVVVLGVADGKVSVVAATNEVARDKGLSANDLLRAVSPHIGGKGGGKADMAQGGGTETGQVDAAVAAVVASVQQTVQG, encoded by the coding sequence ATGGAGACCGCCGAGATCCGCCGACGGTTCACCGACCACTTCGCGAACGCGGGCCACACGGTGGTCCCGAGCGCCTCGCTGCTGCTGGACGACCCGAACCTGCTCTTCGTCAACGCGGGCATGGTCCCGTTCAAGCCCTACTTCCTCGGCCAGGAGACCCCGCCGTTCAAGCGTGCCGCCAGCGTGCAGAAGTGCATCCGCACGCCGGACATCGAGGAGGTCGGCAAGACCACCCGCCACGGCACCTTCTTCGAGATGTGCGGCAACTTCTCCTTCGGCGACTACTTCAAGGAGGGTGCGATCCAGCTCGCCTGGGAGCTGGTCACCAAGTCGCAGGCCGACGGCGGCTTCGGGCTCGACGAGTCCGTCCTCTACCCGTCGGTGCTCAACGGCGACGACGAGGCGGTCGCCCTCTGGAAGCGGATCACCGGCCTTCCGGACGACCGGATCGTGCGGCTGCCCCCGAGCGAGAACTACTGGTCGATGGGCGTTCCCGGCCCCGGAGGCCCGTGCTCGGAGATCCTGATCGACCGTGGCCCGGCGTTCGGTGCCGACCGCGACTGGGACGCCGGCGACCGCTACCTCGAGTTCTGGAACCTCGTCTTCATGCAGGACGACATCTCCGCCGCCCGGTCCAAGTACGACGTCGACATCGCCGGCCCGCTCGCGCAGACCGGCATCGACACCGGCATGGGCCTGGAGCGCGTCGCGTACCTGCTCCAGGGCAAGTCGAACATGTACGAGACCGACGTGGTCTTCCCGGTCATCGAGAAGGCGCAGGAGCTCACCGGCAAGCGCTACGGCGCGAACCCGGAGGACGACGTCCGCTTCCGTGTCGTCGCCGACCACATCCGCTCGTCGATGATGCTGATCAACGACGGCGTCACCCCGGGCAACGAGGGCCGCGGCTACGTGCTGCGCCGCCTGGCCCGCCGCGTGATCCGCAACATGCGCCTGCTCGGCTACGAGGACCCGGCGCTGCGCGAGCTGCTCCCGGTGTCGCGCGACCGCATGGGGCAGACCTACACCGACCTGTTCGACAACTGGGAGCGCATCTCCGCCGTGGCCAACGCGGAGGAGGAGGCGTTCCGCAAGACGCTCACGTCCGGCACCCAGATCTTCGACCTGGCGGCCGCCGAGGTGAAGAAGTCAGGCGCCACCACGTTCGGTGGCGACAAGGCGTTCCAGCTCCACGACACCTACGGCTTCCCGATCGACCTGACGCTCGAGATGGCCGCCGAGGCAGGCCTCAGCGTCGACGAGCAGGGCTTCCGCAGCCTCATGGCCGAGCAGCGCGAGCGGGCCAAGGCCGACGCGAAGGCGAAGAAGGGCGGCCACGCCGACCTCACCGTCTACCGCGGCATCATGGACGAGACCGGCCCCACCGAGTGGCTCGCCTACGAGACGCTCGAGACGGAGTCGCGCCCGGTGGCCCTGCTCCGCGAGGGCGCCCGGGTCGACGTGCTGCGCAACGGCGAGGTCGGCGAGCTCGTGCTCGACCGCACGCCGTTCTACGCCGAGTCCGGTGGCCAGGCCGCAGACGCCGGCATCATCGAGTTCGACGGCGGACGCTTCGAGGTGCTCGACGTCCAGCGCCCGGTGAAGGGCCTCGTCGTCCACCAGGTCCGCGTCGTCGACGGCGAGTACGCCCCCGGTGCTGCCGGAGCCGGGTCCCTGCACGCGCAGGTCGACAAGGAGTGGCGTACGGGGGCCCGCCAGGCGCACTCCGGCACGCACGTCATCCACGCGGCACTCCGTGAGGTGCTCGGCCCGACCGCGCTGCAGTCCGGCTCGTTCAACCGGCCGGGCTACCTGCGCCTCGACTTCGGCTGGACCCAGTCCCTCACTGCGACCCAGCTCAAGGACGTCGAGGAGGTCTCCAACGCGGCCCTCCGCGCCGACCTCCCGGTCTCCTGGGACTACATGACGCTCCCGCAGGCCAAGGAGTGGGGCGCCATCGCCCTCTTCGGCGAGACCTACGACGACAGCAAGGTCCGCGTCGTCGAGATCGGCGGCCCCTGGAGCCGCGAGCTCTGCGGTGGCACGCATGTCGACCACTCCTCGCAGATCGGCACGCTCGTCGTCACGGGCGAGGCCTCGGTCGGCTCCGGCAACCGGCGCATCGAGGCGTTCACGGGCCTCGAGGGCTTCAGGTACCTCGCCCGCGAGCGTGACGTCGTCGGCCAGCTGACCGAGCTCCTGAAGGCCCAGCCGGACGACCTCGTGGGTCGCGTCGGCGATCTCGTCGACCGTCTCCGCGCCGCGGAGAAGGAGATCGAGAAGGTCCGCGTCGCGCAGCTCCTCGCAGCCGCCGGCGACATCGCTGCCGCCGCGCAGGACGTCAACGGCGTCAAGGTGGTCGCGAAGCGCGTCGACGGTGCCGGGGGCGGCGACGTCCGCACGCTCGTGACCGACGTGCGTGCGCGGTTCGCGCCGAGCGAGGCCGTCGTGGTCGTCGTCCTGGGCGTGGCGGACGGCAAGGTCTCCGTGGTCGCCGCGACCAACGAGGTCGCCCGCGACAAGGGTCTCTCGGCCAACGACCTGCTGCGTGCCGTGAGCCCGCACATCGGTGGCAAGGGCGGCGGCAAGGCCGACATGGCGCAGGGCGGCGGCACCGAGACCGGTCAGGTCGACGCCGCCGTGGCTGCCGTGGTCGCCTCCGTGCAGCAGACGGTCCAGGGCTGA
- a CDS encoding DUF6167 family protein, with translation MSVVPGRAAMFVAGVGVGVYGMVKARRAQEALTPDGLRDRGRSLALGARMLRAEVEQARIDKEHELRGRLGLPPLETSRRTTELAPAGAQMKQIESRGQH, from the coding sequence ATGAGCGTCGTTCCCGGCCGGGCCGCGATGTTCGTCGCCGGAGTCGGCGTGGGCGTCTACGGGATGGTCAAGGCGCGCCGCGCCCAGGAGGCCCTCACGCCCGACGGGCTCCGTGACCGGGGCCGCTCGCTGGCGCTCGGGGCCCGGATGCTCCGAGCGGAGGTCGAGCAGGCCCGCATCGACAAGGAGCACGAGCTGCGCGGCCGGCTCGGGCTGCCCCCGCTGGAGACCAGCCGCCGCACCACCGAACTCGCTCCTGCGGGAGCACAGATGAAGCAGATCGAAAGCCGAGGACAGCACTGA
- a CDS encoding replication-associated recombination protein A — protein sequence MDDSLFAYDDTPPAGGEVPGAGSLGVNTHASAPLAVRMRPRTLDELVGQEQLRAPGSPLRQLVEGDQALSLLLWGPPGTGKTTIASIVSQQTDRRFVEVSAVSAGVKEVRAAIDDARRELARGGRETVLFVDEVHRFSKAQQDALLPGVENRWVTLVAATTENPFFSVISPLLSRSLLLRLESLTDDDIRKVVDHALADPRGLNGEVLLEEDAAAHLVRLAGGDARRSLTYLEAAAGGARLQAGDAKPVIDLATAETAVDVAAVRYDRQGDQHYDVISAFIKSIRGSDADAALHYLARMIEAGEDPRFIARRLVISASEDIGLADPTALQTAVAAAQAVQLIGMPEARINLSQATIALAVAPKSNAAYVAINEAQADVRAGKVGAVPPHLRDGHYAGAKKLGHAAGAPQPYIYAHDEPFGIASQQYLPDVVADAAYYRPTELGAEASVKQRWERIRAIVRGQR from the coding sequence GTGGATGACAGCCTCTTCGCGTACGACGACACCCCGCCTGCAGGCGGTGAGGTGCCGGGCGCCGGCTCGTTGGGTGTCAACACCCACGCGTCGGCGCCCCTCGCCGTCCGCATGCGGCCGCGGACCCTCGACGAGCTCGTCGGGCAGGAGCAGCTCCGCGCGCCCGGCTCGCCGCTCCGGCAGCTGGTCGAGGGCGACCAGGCCCTGTCGCTGCTGCTCTGGGGGCCGCCGGGCACTGGCAAGACGACGATCGCGTCGATCGTGTCGCAGCAGACCGACCGCCGGTTCGTGGAGGTCTCGGCGGTCTCGGCGGGCGTCAAGGAGGTCCGCGCGGCGATCGACGACGCACGGCGCGAGCTGGCCCGTGGAGGGCGCGAGACCGTGCTCTTCGTCGACGAGGTGCACCGCTTCTCGAAGGCCCAGCAGGACGCCCTCCTGCCCGGGGTCGAGAACAGGTGGGTCACCCTCGTCGCCGCCACGACCGAGAACCCGTTCTTCTCGGTCATCTCTCCACTGCTCTCGCGCTCCCTGCTGCTGCGCCTCGAGTCGCTCACCGACGACGACATCCGGAAGGTCGTGGACCACGCGCTCGCGGACCCGCGCGGGCTGAACGGCGAGGTGCTCCTCGAGGAGGACGCTGCCGCGCACCTGGTCCGGCTCGCGGGGGGAGACGCCCGGCGTTCGCTCACCTACCTCGAAGCCGCCGCCGGAGGTGCACGGCTGCAGGCCGGTGACGCGAAGCCGGTCATCGACCTCGCGACCGCCGAGACGGCCGTCGACGTGGCGGCGGTGCGCTACGACCGGCAGGGGGACCAGCACTACGACGTCATCTCGGCCTTCATCAAGTCGATCCGCGGGTCCGACGCCGACGCCGCGCTCCACTACCTGGCCCGGATGATCGAGGCGGGGGAGGACCCCCGGTTCATCGCCCGCCGCCTCGTCATCTCCGCCTCGGAGGACATCGGGCTGGCCGACCCGACGGCGCTGCAGACCGCGGTGGCCGCCGCCCAGGCGGTGCAGCTGATCGGCATGCCCGAGGCGCGCATCAACCTCTCGCAGGCCACGATCGCGCTCGCCGTGGCCCCGAAGTCCAACGCGGCGTACGTCGCGATCAACGAGGCGCAGGCCGATGTCCGCGCGGGGAAGGTCGGCGCCGTGCCCCCGCACCTGCGCGACGGCCACTACGCGGGCGCGAAGAAGCTCGGTCACGCCGCAGGGGCGCCGCAGCCGTACATCTACGCGCACGACGAGCCCTTCGGCATCGCCTCGCAGCAGTACCTCCCCGACGTCGTGGCGGACGCGGCGTACTACCGCCCGACGGAGCTCGGCGCCGAGGCGTCGGTCAAGCAGCGCTGGGAGCGGATCAGGGCGATCGTGCGCGGCCAGCGCTGA
- a CDS encoding ABC transporter substrate-binding protein: protein MNLGRKIIPIIAVTATAASLAACGGVTKSETDNGPKSLTVGWNQPFYSINDQTGTGNNVTNANISYLTNSQFNYFDADSQLQKDTSFGTYEKVSDDPLTVKYTLADTAKWSDGVPVTAADLIFGYGANSGNFNTVGSDGVKVDENTGATTAPKGEAYFNAAAAGANGFQYISKFPTISDDGKSVTLVYDKPFADWELDFFNALRTPAHVMAAEALGIKDADKGNEAVIKAFQDKDKASLAKLANFWNSGFDFADTPKDKQLLVGSGPYVISAAKKDQYVTVTKNPNYEGDHKGKVDQITVKFYPDATQALQALKNGEMSAYEGQATTDSVKDAEAKGLDMHRGLESTYEHIDLTVNNGGPFDPKSYGGDEAKAKLVRQAFLMAYPRQEIMDKIIKPIVPDAKLRTSLTTFNGAPGYDEISAANGSASYGAGGAEGIAKAKALLKQAGVKNPVVREMYDKTNPRRAAEYALAAAAETAAGFKMVNLGDGDWSSKLGNKSYDAIFFGWNSTTTSVLGSMANYVGKAGSNFQGYDNPTVNKAYADLQFTTDPKEQISLLKTIDTEIYKDAVTLPIFEFPGVVFYDSKAIGGLDPAYLSPNMFYGYWNWTAK, encoded by the coding sequence GTGAATCTCGGCAGGAAGATCATCCCGATCATTGCAGTGACGGCCACCGCGGCCTCGCTCGCTGCCTGCGGTGGAGTGACCAAGAGCGAGACCGACAACGGTCCGAAGTCGCTCACGGTCGGCTGGAACCAGCCGTTCTACTCCATCAACGACCAGACGGGCACCGGCAACAACGTCACCAACGCCAACATCTCGTACCTGACCAACTCGCAGTTCAACTACTTCGACGCGGACAGCCAGCTGCAGAAGGACACGTCCTTCGGCACGTACGAGAAGGTGTCGGACGACCCGCTCACGGTGAAGTACACACTGGCCGACACCGCCAAGTGGTCCGACGGAGTGCCGGTCACCGCAGCCGACCTGATCTTCGGGTACGGCGCCAACAGCGGCAACTTCAACACCGTCGGCAGCGACGGTGTGAAGGTCGACGAGAACACCGGTGCCACCACCGCTCCCAAGGGCGAGGCGTACTTCAACGCCGCCGCCGCCGGTGCCAACGGCTTCCAGTACATCTCGAAGTTCCCCACCATCAGTGACGACGGCAAGTCGGTGACCCTGGTCTACGACAAGCCGTTCGCCGACTGGGAGCTCGACTTCTTCAACGCGCTGCGCACGCCGGCGCACGTCATGGCCGCCGAGGCGCTCGGCATCAAGGACGCCGACAAGGGCAACGAGGCCGTCATCAAGGCCTTCCAGGACAAGGACAAGGCGTCGCTGGCCAAGCTGGCCAACTTCTGGAACTCCGGCTTCGACTTCGCCGACACCCCGAAGGACAAGCAGCTCCTCGTCGGCTCCGGTCCGTACGTGATCAGCGCCGCCAAGAAGGACCAGTACGTCACGGTCACCAAGAACCCCAACTACGAGGGTGACCACAAGGGCAAGGTCGACCAGATCACCGTCAAGTTCTACCCGGACGCCACGCAGGCGCTCCAGGCGCTCAAGAACGGCGAGATGTCGGCGTACGAGGGCCAGGCGACGACCGACTCGGTGAAGGACGCCGAGGCCAAGGGCCTGGACATGCACCGTGGCCTGGAGAGCACCTACGAGCACATCGATCTCACGGTGAACAACGGTGGCCCGTTTGACCCGAAGAGCTACGGCGGTGACGAGGCCAAGGCCAAGCTGGTCCGCCAGGCGTTCCTCATGGCGTACCCGCGCCAGGAGATCATGGACAAGATCATCAAGCCGATCGTCCCCGACGCGAAGCTCCGCACGTCGCTGACCACCTTCAACGGTGCTCCCGGCTACGACGAGATCTCGGCGGCCAACGGCTCTGCCTCCTACGGTGCCGGTGGCGCGGAGGGCATCGCCAAGGCGAAGGCCCTGCTCAAGCAGGCCGGCGTCAAGAACCCCGTCGTCCGCGAGATGTACGACAAGACCAACCCGCGTCGTGCCGCCGAGTACGCGCTCGCGGCGGCGGCCGAGACCGCTGCCGGCTTCAAGATGGTCAACCTGGGTGACGGCGACTGGAGCAGCAAGCTCGGCAACAAGTCGTACGACGCCATCTTCTTCGGCTGGAACAGCACCACCACCTCGGTGCTCGGCTCGATGGCCAACTACGTCGGCAAGGCGGGCTCGAACTTCCAGGGCTACGACAACCCGACCGTCAACAAGGCCTACGCGGACCTGCAGTTCACGACCGACCCGAAGGAGCAGATCTCGCTCCTGAAGACGATCGACACCGAGATCTACAAGGACGCGGTGACCCTGCCGATCTTCGAGTTCCCGGGCGTCGTGTTCTACGACAGCAAGGCCATCGGGGGTCTCGACCCGGCCTACCTGTCGCCGAACATGTTCTACGGCTACTGGAACTGGACCGCCAAGTAG
- a CDS encoding ABC transporter permease: MTNDLHPVDRPAEHLENAIELKEVMGLSQGQIVRRRFLHHRGAIGGLVVLALVILLAYSSVGFSILGLDVPGWWRWGINDLPEIVNGGDPSTVAGTIPWGIHPFGQDDVGHDVFALVMKGTQTSIMVMVVVGVVSMVIGIVVGAVSGFYRGWADQALMRITDLFLTFPVIVVGAVLGKKFNEAPPWVLAVVLGAILWMTLARLVRGEFLALREREFVDAARVSGARPARIIFKHILPNAMGVIIVQTTLLMSSAVLLETALSFLGFGINPPNVSLGWLVSNYQSAFAARPWLFWWPGLIIIILALCINFIGDGLRDAFDPRQKKVPSAKAMAKADNNAAAATTPMFQRIVGFGRSKRGSSR, encoded by the coding sequence ATGACCAACGACCTGCATCCCGTGGACCGACCCGCGGAGCACCTCGAGAACGCGATCGAGCTGAAGGAGGTCATGGGGCTCTCCCAGGGCCAGATCGTCCGTCGACGCTTCCTGCACCACCGGGGCGCCATCGGCGGCCTCGTCGTCCTCGCGCTGGTGATCCTGCTGGCGTACTCCTCCGTCGGCTTCTCGATCCTCGGCCTGGACGTCCCGGGCTGGTGGCGCTGGGGGATCAACGACCTGCCCGAGATCGTCAACGGCGGTGACCCGAGCACGGTCGCGGGCACCATCCCGTGGGGCATCCACCCGTTCGGCCAGGACGACGTCGGTCACGACGTCTTCGCGCTGGTCATGAAGGGCACGCAGACCTCGATCATGGTGATGGTCGTGGTCGGCGTGGTCTCGATGGTCATCGGCATCGTCGTCGGCGCGGTCTCGGGCTTCTACCGCGGGTGGGCCGACCAGGCCCTCATGCGCATCACCGACCTGTTCCTGACCTTCCCGGTCATCGTCGTCGGCGCGGTGCTCGGCAAGAAGTTCAACGAGGCCCCGCCCTGGGTCCTCGCGGTCGTGCTCGGGGCCATCCTCTGGATGACGCTCGCCCGCCTGGTCCGGGGAGAGTTCCTCGCCCTGCGTGAGCGGGAGTTCGTCGACGCTGCCCGGGTGTCGGGTGCGCGTCCGGCGCGCATCATCTTCAAGCACATCCTGCCCAACGCGATGGGCGTGATCATCGTCCAGACGACGCTGCTGATGTCGTCGGCGGTGCTCCTGGAGACGGCGCTGTCGTTCCTCGGCTTCGGCATCAACCCGCCGAACGTCTCGCTCGGATGGCTGGTCTCGAACTACCAGAGCGCCTTCGCCGCCCGTCCGTGGCTCTTCTGGTGGCCGGGCCTGATCATCATCATCCTCGCGCTGTGCATCAACTTCATCGGCGACGGCCTGCGCGACGCGTTCGACCCTCGTCAGAAGAAGGTGCCGAGCGCCAAGGCGATGGCGAAGGCGGACAACAACGCGGCGGCGGCGACCACGCCGATGTTCCAGCGGATCGTCGGCTTCGGCCGCTCGAAGCGGGGGTCGTCGAGGTGA
- a CDS encoding ABC transporter permease: protein MITFLVRRLTTSALVVLISSFLMYFLVAIAVDPLSTLRASTMPTLAKQQQMAHLTAQLHLDEPIITRYFDWLKGASGCVYGQCDLGTNWKTHEAVTSMLSGAIVTTVQLVLLATVIAIIVGAAIGIVSALRQYSGFDYSITFLSFLMYSLPVFWVAVMLKSFLAIDFNDFIAEGGQFSVGWIVGAALATGLAVGAACGGGRARILRIGGITAALVAALMLYANLSDFFVTPSEGSPLDLLKVLLISVAIAFGVTTLSTGLRNRRSLYTALTVAGIGGVLYYPMLFFWNAVPGSWLLMIGLAVVSAVVGMGVGYAFGGTERSRSARTGAITAVLVAAMLFLDRLAQTWHDYTNSSWVHGRPIATSGDSTPNLTGSFWMHTTDLLTHIALPSITLVLVSMASYTRYVRASTLEVLNQDYIRTARAKGLAERTVIMRHAFRNALLPLASVVPVDILFILGGALITETVFGWSGMGHLFVASLHEEILDPVMGYLLIVAILAPLANILADVLYAVLDPRIRVDA from the coding sequence ATGATCACTTTTCTCGTACGTCGCCTGACGACGTCCGCACTCGTCGTGCTGATCTCGTCTTTCCTGATGTATTTCCTGGTCGCCATCGCGGTCGACCCCTTGTCCACGCTCCGTGCGAGCACCATGCCGACCCTCGCCAAGCAGCAGCAGATGGCGCACCTGACCGCCCAGCTGCACCTCGACGAGCCGATCATCACCCGCTACTTCGACTGGCTGAAGGGCGCCTCGGGCTGTGTCTACGGCCAGTGCGACCTCGGCACCAACTGGAAGACCCACGAGGCCGTCACCAGCATGCTGAGCGGCGCGATCGTGACCACCGTGCAGCTCGTGCTGCTCGCCACCGTCATCGCGATCATCGTGGGCGCCGCCATCGGCATCGTCAGCGCCCTGCGCCAGTACAGCGGCTTCGACTACAGCATCACCTTCCTGTCGTTCCTCATGTACTCGCTGCCGGTCTTCTGGGTGGCGGTCATGCTCAAGTCATTCCTCGCGATCGACTTCAACGACTTCATCGCCGAGGGCGGCCAGTTCTCGGTCGGGTGGATCGTCGGCGCCGCGCTCGCCACGGGCCTCGCCGTGGGTGCCGCGTGTGGCGGCGGGCGGGCCCGGATCCTGCGCATCGGCGGCATCACGGCCGCCCTCGTCGCAGCCCTGATGCTGTACGCCAACCTGTCGGACTTCTTCGTGACCCCCAGTGAGGGCAGTCCCCTCGACCTGCTGAAGGTGCTGCTCATCTCGGTCGCGATCGCGTTCGGCGTGACCACCCTGAGCACGGGTCTCCGCAACCGCAGGTCGCTCTACACGGCACTGACGGTCGCGGGAATCGGCGGGGTCCTCTACTACCCGATGCTCTTCTTCTGGAACGCCGTGCCGGGTTCGTGGTTGCTGATGATCGGCCTCGCCGTCGTGTCGGCCGTCGTCGGCATGGGCGTCGGCTATGCCTTCGGCGGCACCGAGCGCTCCCGCTCGGCACGCACCGGAGCGATCACGGCCGTGCTGGTGGCGGCGATGCTCTTCCTGGATCGCCTCGCGCAGACCTGGCACGACTACACGAACTCGTCGTGGGTCCACGGCCGTCCGATCGCCACGTCCGGCGACTCGACGCCGAACCTGACGGGCTCGTTCTGGATGCACACGACCGACCTGCTGACGCACATCGCGCTGCCGTCGATCACCCTGGTCCTCGTCTCGATGGCGTCGTACACCCGCTACGTGCGGGCGTCGACGCTGGAGGTCCTCAACCAGGACTACATCCGTACGGCGCGGGCCAAGGGCCTCGCCGAGCGCACCGTGATCATGCGGCACGCCTTCCGCAACGCCCTGCTCCCGCTGGCCTCGGTCGTCCCGGTCGACATCCTCTTCATCCTCGGTGGCGCGCTCATCACCGAGACGGTGTTCGGCTGGTCCGGCATGGGCCATCTCTTCGTCGCCTCACTGCACGAGGAGATCCTCGACCCGGTCATGGGCTACCTGCTGATCGTCGCGATCCTCGCGCCCCTGGCCAACATCCTCGCGGACGTGCTCTACGCCGTCCTCGACCCTCGAATCCGGGTGGACGCATGA
- a CDS encoding ABC transporter ATP-binding protein — MSDTPILEVQDLSVEFFVDGEWITAAEGVNYTVNRGEVLAIVGESGSGKTQTSMSLLGLLPSNGRATGSAKLDGKELIGLTGAPMRKVRGKEIAVIFQEPMTALNPVYTVGFQIVETLRSHFDLTPQAAKARAIELLTMVEIPDPARRFNSFPHQLSGGQRQRAMIAQALACEPKLLIADEPTTALDVTVQAEILKLMRDLRTRIDCGIILITHDMGVVADMADRMIVMKDGKVVERGDTIDVFASPADPYTQRLLGAVPYFGNPRNDFEMPLVDLDAPAVVVARDLVLKYPKRGKQPEFTAVDGVSFEISAGEVLGLVGESGSGKTTIGRALVGLQPVSGGSLTVGGIEMRGAKVKSLRPLREKVGFVFQDPGSSLNPRLPIGESIGEPLYLHRKLRGKELSARVEKLLDDVQLARGFRNRYPHELSGGQRQRVGIARALALEPELLIADEPTSALDVSVQERVLGLFHELQQSHGFACLFISHDLGVVEQLTQRIAVMHLGRLVEIGPRDQVAHDPQDDYTKRLVAAVPVPDPVEQRWRREERDRLIEQEGVS, encoded by the coding sequence ATGTCTGATACTCCCATCCTCGAGGTCCAGGACCTGAGCGTCGAGTTCTTCGTCGACGGTGAGTGGATCACCGCCGCTGAGGGAGTCAACTACACCGTCAACCGCGGCGAGGTACTGGCCATCGTCGGCGAGTCGGGGTCGGGCAAGACCCAGACGTCGATGTCGCTCCTCGGCCTGCTCCCGAGCAACGGCCGGGCGACCGGCAGCGCGAAGCTCGACGGCAAGGAGCTCATCGGCCTGACCGGTGCTCCGATGCGCAAGGTCAGGGGCAAGGAGATCGCGGTGATCTTCCAGGAGCCGATGACCGCGCTGAACCCCGTCTACACGGTCGGCTTCCAGATCGTGGAGACGCTGCGCTCGCACTTCGACCTGACGCCCCAGGCTGCCAAGGCGCGTGCCATCGAGCTGCTGACGATGGTCGAGATCCCGGATCCGGCGCGCCGCTTCAACAGCTTCCCGCACCAGCTCTCGGGCGGTCAGCGCCAGCGCGCGATGATCGCGCAGGCCCTCGCCTGCGAGCCGAAGCTGTTGATCGCCGACGAGCCGACGACGGCCCTCGACGTCACCGTGCAGGCGGAGATCCTGAAGCTCATGCGCGACCTCCGCACGCGGATCGACTGCGGCATCATCCTGATCACGCACGACATGGGCGTCGTCGCCGACATGGCCGACCGCATGATCGTCATGAAGGACGGCAAGGTCGTCGAGCGCGGTGACACGATCGACGTCTTCGCGTCGCCGGCCGACCCGTACACGCAGCGCCTGCTGGGCGCGGTGCCGTACTTCGGCAACCCGCGCAACGACTTCGAGATGCCGCTGGTCGACCTCGACGCGCCGGCCGTCGTGGTGGCCCGGGACCTCGTGCTGAAGTACCCCAAGCGGGGCAAGCAGCCCGAGTTCACCGCCGTGGACGGCGTCTCGTTCGAGATCTCGGCCGGCGAAGTGCTCGGCCTCGTGGGCGAGTCGGGCTCCGGCAAGACCACGATCGGTCGCGCACTGGTCGGCCTGCAGCCGGTCTCCGGGGGATCCCTCACGGTCGGTGGCATCGAGATGCGTGGCGCCAAGGTGAAGTCGCTGCGGCCGCTCCGCGAGAAGGTCGGGTTCGTCTTCCAGGACCCGGGTTCGTCCCTCAACCCCCGTCTGCCGATCGGTGAGTCGATCGGCGAGCCGCTCTACCTGCACCGGAAGCTTCGCGGCAAGGAGCTCAGCGCGCGGGTGGAGAAGCTCCTCGACGACGTGCAGCTCGCCCGCGGCTTCCGCAACCGCTACCCGCACGAGCTCTCCGGTGGCCAGCGGCAGCGCGTCGGCATCGCCCGCGCGCTCGCTCTCGAACCGGAGCTGCTGATCGCCGACGAGCCGACGTCGGCGCTCGACGTCTCGGTGCAGGAGCGCGTGCTCGGGCTGTTCCACGAGCTGCAGCAGTCGCACGGCTTCGCCTGCCTGTTCATCAGCCACGACCTGGGCGTGGTCGAGCAGCTCACCCAGCGCATCGCCGTCATGCACCTGGGCCGCCTGGTGGAGATCGGTCCGCGTGACCAGGTCGCTCACGACCCGCAGGACGACTACACCAAGCGCCTTGTCGCAGCGGTGCCCGTCCCGGACCCCGTGGAGCAGCGCTGGCGGCGCGAGGAGCGGGACCGCCTGATCGAGCAGGAGGGCGTCTCCTAG